The Fusobacterium periodonticum 1_1_41FAA genomic sequence TGGGCTGCTAAAGGAATGAAAAATATATTTGACGTTCCCGTTAAATTAGTTGAAATGCAATCAGAAGGAGGAGCTGCTGGTACTGTTCATGGTTCATTAGAAGCTGGAGCTCTTACTACTACTTATACTGCTTCGCAAGGATTACTTTTAAAAATTCCTAATATGTATAAGATAGCAGGGGAACTACTTCCAGGAGTTATACATGTATCTGCTCGTTCTTTATCAGTTCAAGCACTTTCTATTTTTGGAGACCATCAAGATATATATGCAACTAGACAAACTGGTTTTACTATGATGGCTAGTGGATCTGTTCAAGAAGTTATGGATATGGGTACAATTGCGCATCTTACTGCAATAAAGTCAAGAGTTCCTATTCTTCACTTCTTTGATGGATTTAGAACTTCACATGAAATTCAAAAGATAGAACTTATGGACTTTGATGTTTGTAAAAAATTAGTTGACTATGATGAAATTCAAAAGTTTAGAGATAGAGCTTTAAATCCTGAACATCCAGTTACAAGAGGAACAGCTCAAAATGATGATATATATTTCCAAACTAGAGAAGCTCAAAACAAATTTTATGATGCAGTACCTGATATAGCTGCTTACTATATGGAAGAAATCTCTAAGGAAACAGGTAGAGAATACAAACCATTTAAGTATAGAGGAGCTGCTGATGCAGATAGAGTTATAATTGCTATGGCTTCTGTATGTCAAACTGCTGAAGAAACTGTTGATTATTTAGTGGAAAAAGGAGAAAAAGTTGGACTTATAACAGTTCATCTATACAGACCTTTCTCTGAAAAATATTTCTTTAATGTTTTACCTAAGACTGTTAAAAAGATTGCTGTTTTAGAAAGAACTAAAGAACAAGGAGCTCCTGGAGAACCTTTACTTTTAGATGTTAAATCTATATTCTATGATAAAGAAAATGCTCCAATAATAGTTGGTGGAAGATATGGACTATCTTCTAAAGATACAACTCCTGCTCAAATAAAAGCTGTTTTTGATAATTTATCACAAGATAAACCTAAAACTAATTTCACAGTAGGTATTGTTGATGATGTCACTTTCACATCTCTTGAAGTTGGAGAAAGATTAAATGTTGCTGACCCATCTACAAAAGCCTGTCTATTTTTTGGACTTGGAGCCGATGGAACAGTTGGAGCAAATAAAAATTCTATTAAAATTATAGGAGATAAAACAGATTTATATGCTCAAGGATACTTCGCATATGACTCTAAAAAATCAGGTGGAGTTACTAGATCTCACTTAAGATTTGGTAAGAAACCTATAAGAGCTACATATTTAGTATCAAGTCCAAGCTTTGTTGCTTGTTCTGTACCAGCTTACTTAAAACAATATGATATGACTTCAGGTCTTAAAAAAGGTGGAAAATTCCTATTAAACTGTGTTTGGGACAAAGATGAAGTTTTAGAAAACATTCCTGATAATATTAAATATGATTTAGCAAAAGCTGAAGCTAAATTCTATATTATCAATGCAACTAAACTTGCTCATGAAATTGGTTTGGGGCAAAGAACAAACACAATAATGCAATCAGCTTTCTTTAAATTAGCTGAAATCATACCATATGAAGAAGCTCAAAAATATATGAAAGAATATGCTTTTAAATCATATGGAAAGAAAGGTGACGATGTAGTTCAACTTAACTATAAGGCAATAGATGTTGGTGCTTCTGGATTAATTGAAATTGAAGTAAATCCTGAGTGGATAAACTTAAAAGTTTCTGCTCAAGAAAAAGTTGATAAAAACAATGATACTTCTAATTGTAAAACAGAACTATTGACTTCATTTGTTAAAAATATAGTTGAACCTATCAATGCAATAAAAGGTAATGACCTGCCAGTTTCAGCATTCATAGGTAGAGAAGATGGAACATTTGAAAATGGTACTGCTGCCTTTGAAAAAAGAGGAGTTGCTGTTGATGTACCTATATGGAATTTAGATAAGTGTATTCAATGTAATCAATGTTCTTATGTTTGTCCTCATGCTGCTATAAGAGCTTTCTTAATCACTGATGAAGAAAAAGTTGCATCACCTATAGAATTTTCTACTTTAAAAGCAAATGGAAAAGGATTAGAAAATTTAAGTTACAGAATACAAGTTACACCTCTTGACTGTACTGGTTGTGGTTCTTGTGCTAATGTATGTCCTGCTAAGGCTCTCGATATGAACCCAATAGCTGTTGCATTAGAAAATCAAGAAGATAAAAAAGCTTCATACATTTATAGTAAAGTAAGTTATAAAAATGATAAATTACCTACAAATACAGTTAAAGGTTCACAATTCTCTCAAGCATTATTTGAATTTAATGGAGCTTGTCCAGGTTGTGGAGAAACACCTTATCTAAAAGTTATTTCTCAAATGTTTGGAGATAGAATGATGGTTGCAAATGCAAGTGGATGTTCTTCTGTTTATAGTGGATCTGCACCATCAACACCATATACTAAAAATTGTTGTGGAGAAGGACCGGCTTGGGCATCATCTCTATTTGAAGACAATGCTGAATATGGTTTTGGTATGCATGTTGGAGTAGAAGCTCTTCGTGATAGAATTCAACATATTATGGAAGTTTCTATGGATAAAGTTACTCCTGCATTACAAGGTTTATTCCATGAATGGATAGAAAATAGATGCTTTGCTGCAAAGACAAGAGAAATT encodes the following:
- the nifJ gene encoding pyruvate:ferredoxin (flavodoxin) oxidoreductase, which produces MKRVMQTMDGNQAAAYASYAFTEVAGIYPITPSSPMAEYVDEWAAKGMKNIFDVPVKLVEMQSEGGAAGTVHGSLEAGALTTTYTASQGLLLKIPNMYKIAGELLPGVIHVSARSLSVQALSIFGDHQDIYATRQTGFTMMASGSVQEVMDMGTIAHLTAIKSRVPILHFFDGFRTSHEIQKIELMDFDVCKKLVDYDEIQKFRDRALNPEHPVTRGTAQNDDIYFQTREAQNKFYDAVPDIAAYYMEEISKETGREYKPFKYRGAADADRVIIAMASVCQTAEETVDYLVEKGEKVGLITVHLYRPFSEKYFFNVLPKTVKKIAVLERTKEQGAPGEPLLLDVKSIFYDKENAPIIVGGRYGLSSKDTTPAQIKAVFDNLSQDKPKTNFTVGIVDDVTFTSLEVGERLNVADPSTKACLFFGLGADGTVGANKNSIKIIGDKTDLYAQGYFAYDSKKSGGVTRSHLRFGKKPIRATYLVSSPSFVACSVPAYLKQYDMTSGLKKGGKFLLNCVWDKDEVLENIPDNIKYDLAKAEAKFYIINATKLAHEIGLGQRTNTIMQSAFFKLAEIIPYEEAQKYMKEYAFKSYGKKGDDVVQLNYKAIDVGASGLIEIEVNPEWINLKVSAQEKVDKNNDTSNCKTELLTSFVKNIVEPINAIKGNDLPVSAFIGREDGTFENGTAAFEKRGVAVDVPIWNLDKCIQCNQCSYVCPHAAIRAFLITDEEKVASPIEFSTLKANGKGLENLSYRIQVTPLDCTGCGSCANVCPAKALDMNPIAVALENQEDKKASYIYSKVSYKNDKLPTNTVKGSQFSQALFEFNGACPGCGETPYLKVISQMFGDRMMVANASGCSSVYSGSAPSTPYTKNCCGEGPAWASSLFEDNAEYGFGMHVGVEALRDRIQHIMEVSMDKVTPALQGLFHEWIENRCFAAKTREITPKILAALEGNNESYAKDIIGLKQYLIKKSQWVVGGDGWAYDIGYGGLDHVLASKEDINVIVMDTEVYSNTGGQSSKATPTAAVAKFAAAGKPLKKKDLAAICMSYGHIYVAQVSMGANQQQFLKAIQEAESYNGPSIIIAYSPCINHGIKKGMSKSQTEMKLATECGYWPIFRYNPLLESQGKNPLQLDCKEPKWELYQDYLMGETRYMTLKKTNPDEANELFEKNMWDAQRRWRQYKRLASLDFSDEKR